One window from the genome of Solea solea chromosome 13, fSolSol10.1, whole genome shotgun sequence encodes:
- the capn7 gene encoding calpain-7 translates to MDYTALEVDAFKFAKTAVTYDQKGKYNEAVFYYKEAAQALIYASMAGSKLEGIQDKVSEYTDRVQALHNAVQAQTSDPLKSRQQVDMERAHFLVTQAFEEDEKGNEDEAVELYTQAVELCIKTSSETSDQVLQTKLKQLARQALERAEGLKESQSRSTAAQDRTGISANRNVGGSSSGAPVRQFFPLGQEFSLHDRPHPQPVRAVQSSDPQGQRYTSEEIEVLRSTSTVNGIAYVPFMSVDLKERFAFPVPFSDKLGKLALSPKQKAIFSRWVRPDEICNNPTMIMSVSSFSIKQTVVSDCSFVASLAISAAYERRYNKKLITSIIYPQNRRGEPEYNPCGKYMVKLHINGVPRKVIIDDYLPVDRNGEMLCSYSSNRNELWVSLIEKAYMKVMGGYDFPGSNSNIDLHALTGWIPERIAMHSDNQSFSKDDSFRMLFQRFHRGDVLVTTATGVMTEEEGERWGLVPTHAYAVLDIREYKGMRFLQLKNPWSHLRWKGRYSERDDKNWTPKLLKYLNFDPKTAQKFDNGVFWIAWEDLCQYYDVIYLSWNPALFQQSSCIHSSWDGKQGPVKDVYSLANNPQFKLEVQCPTGGAAVWVLLTRHITDKDDFAQNREFITLVVYKTDGKKVYYPADPPPFIDGIRINSPHYLTKMRLTSAGTHTFTLVVSQYEKQNTINYTLRVYSGCKFSFSKIPNPFTHTKRFNGQWKGISAGGCGNYKDSYKHNPIYQINLERPGPLLIELRGSRQYSVGFEMVTVSMVGDPGPAAFQKKSSGDYRCGFCYMEADHVPAGIYNVIPTTFLPKQEGPFFLDFASTLPLKVSQLQ, encoded by the exons ATGGACTACACTGCACTGGAGGTCGACGCCTTTAAATTCGCCAAAACAGCCGTTACTTATGACCAAAAGGGCAAATACAACGAGGCTGTATTTTACTACAAG GAGGCAGCACAGGCCCTGATATATGCTAGCATGGCAGGGTCCAAACTGGAGGGAATCCAGGACAAAGTGAGTGAATACACGGATCGGGTCCAGGCTCTCCATAATGCCG TCCAGGCACAGACGAGCGACCCGCTGAAGTCCCGCCAGCAGGTGGACATGGAGCGTGCCCACTTCCTGGTCACCCAGGCCTTTGAGGAAGATGAGAAGGGAAATGAAGACGAAGCCGTTGAACTGTACACTCAGGCTGTGGAGCTCTGCATTAAGACG TCCAGTGAGACATCTGACCAGGTGCTGCAGACCAAGTTGAAGCAGCTGGCTCGCCAAGCGTTAGAGAG AGCGGAGGGTCTTAAAGAGTCCCAGTCCAGATCAACTGCAGCTCAGGACAGGACAGGGATCTCTGCGAACAGGAATGTCGGTGGCAGCAGTTCTGGGGCACCAGTCCGCCAGTTTTTCCCCCTCGGCCAAGAATTCAGCCTCCACGACCGACCTCATCCCCAGCCGGTTCGGGCGGTCCAGTCCAGTGATCCTCAGGGTCAACGCTACACGTCTGAGGAGATCGAGGTGCTCAG GAGCACATCTACAGTCAATGGGATCGCCTATGTTCCCTTTATGAGTGTGGACCTGAAGGAACGCTTTGCCTTCCCTGTCCCTTTCTC GGACAAACTAGGGAAACTGGCGTTGTCACCCAAACAGAAAGCCATCTTCTCCCGCTGGGTGCGTCCAGACGAGATCTGCAATAACCCGACCATGATCATGTCTGTGTCCAGCTTCAGTATCAAACAG ACGGTTGTGTCTGACTGTTCTTTTGTGGCGTCCCTCGCCATCAGCGCAGCCTATGAGAGGCGCTACAACAAGAAACTTATCACCAG cATCATCTACCCTCAGAACAGACgaggagaaccagagtacaACCCCTGTGGGAAGTACATGGTCAAGCTTCACATCAATGGTGTTCCCAGGAAG GTGATAATAGACGACTACCTGCCGGTGGATCGTAACGGAGAGATGCTGTGCTCCTACTCCAGCAACAGGAACGAGCTGTGGGTGTCCCTGATTGAGAAAGCCTACATGAAGGTGATGGGAGGCTACGACTTCCCTGGATCCAACTCG AACATCGACTTGCACGCGCTCACCGGCTGGATCCCTGAACGCATCGCTATGCACTCTGACAATCAGTCATTCAGCAAAGACGACAGCTTCCGAATGCTCTTCCAGAG GTTTCACAGAGGGGACGTTCTCGTCACCACGGCAACGGGGGTGATgacagaggaggaaggggagagatgGGGTTTAGTGCCAACACACGCCTACGCTGTTCTTGACATCAGGGAATACAAG GGGATGCGTTTCCTGCAGCTGAAGAATCCCTGGAGTCACTTGCGGTGGAAGGGACGCTACAGTGAGCGAGACGATAAGAACTGGACGCCCAAACTCCTCAAATACCTCAACTTTGACCCCAAGACAGCACAGAAGTTTGATAATG GTGTTTTCTGGATTGCATGGGAGGACCTCTGTCAATATTATGATGTCATCTACCTGAGTTGGAACCCCGCCCTATTCCAACAGTCCTCCTGTATTCACAG CAGCTGGGATGGGAAGCAGGGCCCAGTCAAAGATGTCTACAGTCTGGCCAACAATCCTCAGTTCAAGCTGGAGGTCCAGTGTCCAACAGGTGGCGCTGCTGTTTGGGTACTGCTCACCAGACACATCACTGACAAG GATGACTTTGCACAGAACCGGGAGTTTATCACGCTGGTCGTTTATAAGACGGATGGAAAGAAAGTTTACTACCCAG CCGACCCTCCTCCTTTCATCGACGGCATCCGAATCAACAGCCCACACTACCTGACCAAGATGAGGCTGACCAGTGCCGGTACACACACCTTTACGCTGGTGGTATCCCAATACGAGAAGCAGAACACCATAAACTACACACTACGG GTGTACTCTGGATGCAAATTCTCCTTCTCCAAAATCCCGAATCccttcactcacacaaaaagG TTCAACGGCCAGTGGAAAGGGATCAGTGCTGGAGGTTGTGGGAACTATAAGGATTCATACAAACACAATCCAATCTATCAGATTAACCTGGAGCGCCCGGGACCGCTGCTCATCGAGCTCCGAGGATCCAG